From one Perca flavescens isolate YP-PL-M2 chromosome 19, PFLA_1.0, whole genome shotgun sequence genomic stretch:
- the tmem256 gene encoding transmembrane protein 256 — protein MTASVIVRRLAALSGASAVAAGAYGAHGFKNKDPDDYQRVLFETANKYHFYHSLALLGAAHSGKPAVAGTLLIAGMGMFCGSLYHQAVTGDPGLRKVAPMGGVAMIVGWLAMIL, from the exons ATGACCGCTTCTGTTATTGTCCGAAGGTTAGCAGCTCTGTCGGGGGCTTCGGCCGTGGCAGCGGGGGCATACGGGGCTCACG gttTCAAAAACAAAGACCCGGATGACTACCAGAGAGTG CTTTTCGAAACTGCCAACAAGTACCATTTCTACCACAGCCTGGCCCTGCTGGGTGCTGCCCACTCTGGCAAACCTGCTGTG GCTGGTACCCTCCTGATAGCGGGCATGGGGATGTTCTGTGGCTCTCTGTACCACCAGGCCGTGACCGGGGACCCTGGGCTACGCAAGGTGGCTCCCATGGGGGGTGTAGCTATGATCGTAGGCTGGCTGGCCATGATTCTCTGA